A section of the Humulus lupulus chromosome 2, drHumLupu1.1, whole genome shotgun sequence genome encodes:
- the LOC133817484 gene encoding uncharacterized protein LOC133817484: protein MGISIFSTICVLHSLISLTSGSLIMFYLNEFSVFGHGAETARKLSGSTPHDQLLIQTSNSFAGLLLFVIGFLLFMVAFVKDREFQSFFAKGCMLLHVSMAVWRVCFERRLEVLAWDWPKQVIGDFALALSWAFFLVYSWREKYD from the coding sequence atgggaATTTCAATTTTCTCCACCATCTGCGTCCTTCATTCATTGATTTCATTAACCTCCGGATCACTGATAATGTTTTACCTTAACGAGTTCTCAGTGTTCGGCCACGGTGCCGAAACGGCTCGGAAGCTTTCGGGTTCAACCCCACATGACCAATTGTTGATCCAAACGTCTAATTCTTTTGCAGGGCTGCTTCTTTTTGTTATTGGTTTTTTGTTGTTTATGGTGGCTTTTGTCAAAGACAGGGAGTTTCAGAGCTTCTTCGCTAAAGGGTGCATGCTTCTTCATGTTTCAATGGCGGTTTGGAGGGTTTGCTTTGAGAGGAGGCTCGAGGTGTTGGCTTGGGACTGGCCTAAGCAGGTCATTGGGGATTTTGCTCTAGCTCTTTCATGGGCTTTCTTTTTGGTTTATTCTTGGAGGGAGAAGTATGACTAA
- the LOC133817485 gene encoding uncharacterized protein LOC133817485 isoform X2, protein MGDNMEEEQERPSTPPNQSQASASYMLFLGIMSRRRTWPSSSSSSSSSYGWAALYASVLLGAVFGIVSMVAALAVVVPATMVTWIAIVVLLAFFGKPRRALVVEGRKITREIVGFVIRILLKEGSLVAAVCAVLGYSALVGRNSEAD, encoded by the exons ATGGGAGATAACATGGAGGAAGAGCAAGAAAGACCATCAACACCCCCAAATCAATCACAAGCATCGGCTTCTTACATGTTGTTTTTAGGAATTATGAGCAGAAGGAGGACTTGG ccatcttcttcttcttcttcctcatcttcTTATGGGTGGGCTGCCCTTTATGCATCTGTGCTTCTTGGAGCTGTGTTTGGGATTGTTTCCATGGTTGCTGCTCTGGCAGTGGTGGTGCCAGCCACCATGGTCACATGGATCGCCATTGTTGTTCTGCTTGCCTTCTTTGGAAAACCCAGGAGGGCTTTGGTGGTGGAAGGTAGGAAGATCACCAGAGAGATTGTGGGGTTTGTGATCAGGATTTTGTTGAAGGAAGGCAGCCTTGTGGCTGCTGTTTGTGCTGTTTTGGGTTATTCTGCCCTTGTTGGGAGGAATTCTGAGGCTGATTAA
- the LOC133817485 gene encoding uncharacterized protein LOC133817485 isoform X1, with amino-acid sequence MGDNMEEEQERPSTPPNQSQASASYMLFLGIMSRRRTWVCIFVLVYAIILTSSWNFLKSILSWYNLHSQPSSSSSSSSSYGWAALYASVLLGAVFGIVSMVAALAVVVPATMVTWIAIVVLLAFFGKPRRALVVEGRKITREIVGFVIRILLKEGSLVAAVCAVLGYSALVGRNSEAD; translated from the coding sequence ATGGGAGATAACATGGAGGAAGAGCAAGAAAGACCATCAACACCCCCAAATCAATCACAAGCATCGGCTTCTTACATGTTGTTTTTAGGAATTATGAGCAGAAGGAGGACTTGGGTATGCATCTTTGTGCTGGTTTATGCAATAATTTTAACTAGCTCATGGAATTTCCTTAAATCTATACTTTCTTGGTACAACTTACATTCTCagccatcttcttcttcttcttcctcatcttcTTATGGGTGGGCTGCCCTTTATGCATCTGTGCTTCTTGGAGCTGTGTTTGGGATTGTTTCCATGGTTGCTGCTCTGGCAGTGGTGGTGCCAGCCACCATGGTCACATGGATCGCCATTGTTGTTCTGCTTGCCTTCTTTGGAAAACCCAGGAGGGCTTTGGTGGTGGAAGGTAGGAAGATCACCAGAGAGATTGTGGGGTTTGTGATCAGGATTTTGTTGAAGGAAGGCAGCCTTGTGGCTGCTGTTTGTGCTGTTTTGGGTTATTCTGCCCTTGTTGGGAGGAATTCTGAGGCTGATTAA